The genomic window AAGCCTTTTTGGCACTGCAGGGATCAGGAGCCAAAAGACCAGGACCAGGGTCAGTGGCCACAGAGGCTCAAAAGACCCCACCCAGCTGGCTCTGTTTGGTCCAGTGGGTTCAGAGCAGATGTGGGGCTCAGGCACGGGTCAGAGAAAGCCGTAAGGAAGGGCTCAGGAGGTGGAGAGGGCACCTATAGCCCTGGACAGCCTTGACCTTGGGGATGCGGACCCCTCCTCCAGCACTCTGGCCTCTCCCAAGCTGGGGGGAGCAGAGCATATTTAACTGCTGCCCTAGGGCGGAGCTAGGATGGACACAGGCACCCCACTCCAGGGGGCCCGGAGCTGAGGCGTGGGGCTGCTGTCCGGAGCCCAGAGGACTGTAGCATTTCAGGCATGTTGTTCCCGGAACTCGGGgatgtgggggcaggtgggggttcTGAAGACCTTGAGGTGGAGGGAACAGGATTGAGGCGCTGGTCCAAGCCTGAGGGGGCTCCTGGGTGCTGGTGGCCGGTGGGGAATGAGGCGGAAGCTCCTGATTTGGGGGACTCACCGCCAGGGAAGAGCCAGGTGGCCGTTTGTTCTAGAGCAGAGCCCCAGAGGCAGCATCTTAGTGATCCCGTTTCTGGACATTGGGGTCACCTCGGAGGCAGGATGTGCTTTCAGGCTGCAAGACCTCcgccccctttccctccccgctcctcaCCACCCCCTTGACACTAGCTCCTGGCACGAAGAACAGGCAGGGGGCCCGGGGTGGCATCTGACTCTCCCAGGCGCAGAGGCTAaggctgcatgtgaggccagctgtGCTGAGATGCAGCTGTGCAAGCAGGAAGTTACAGAGCCTCTCTGAGCTTCAGTGTCCTCGTCATGGGGCAGGAGGAATTGGGGTATTGACTGCTGCCATgaccagaggtggggtggggctccTGGTGTACCCCCTGTGTGCTTTGGCTGGTCACAGTAGCCCAAAATTACACTAGAGACCTGCACTCAAAGTCATGTGACCTCAGAGGagaccctccctctgccccaaaTGATCATCCTGGTGCCCTGGGACGCTATGCCTCACGCATGCCTCTTGCCACTTTCAGGCTGGCTCTTAGGAAAGCAGTGAGCCCAGAGCCTTCAGCATGGAACCCGGATCTGGCTCCAGGGACTTTGCACTGATCCAGCCAAAATAAATTGGAGGCTGGTACTGGGTGCGACAGGGAACTGAGTTCAGCCCAGGAGCACCAAGCATGGGATGAGAGgttagggaggtgggagggaccgGGGCTTGCCAGGATCTAAGCCAGCAGCAGCCAGGGGGCCAGGTCCAgctgggtggagaaggctcagAGCGGATCCCCGGAGTTCTTTTCACGGGCTGTGGAACCTGAGATGCGGATGTGAAGGAGATGAGAGGAGGCAAGAGGAGAAACGGATCCATGAACAGGCTTTGGGGGCATCAAGACTCCAAAGTGACAGAGTCTCTGTGATGGTCGCTCTCTGAGGTGGAGAGGACAGGACTGGGGCGCGGCCCTTGAGCCGTGATGATCGCTGTGCTGTCCTGGGGCGCGCCCTGACTCCCGCCGTCCTCGTCCGCAGGATTTTCATCCCCAAGAAGCACCGGGCGCGCTTCGACGAGGTGGTGTCGCAGGGTCTGCTGGGCAAACTGTGCCGGGCCCGGCGGGCGCAGGGCGCGCAGCGGCTGCGCCGGAGCCGCAGCGAGGAGCGTCCCGAGCGCCTGCTGGTGTCCACGCGCGCCagcgccccgccgcgccgccccgaCGAGCCGCCCTCGCGCAAGTCCGCGTCGCTGCTGGCCAGCCGGGCCTGCCTCGGGGGCGCGCGCAGGTACCAGGGGACCCACTGGGCGCGCGGGGGAGCGGATGGCGCTCCCGTACCCGCTGCGCCCCAGCgcgcctttctctctccccaggaCCGTCCGAATCTACAAGGGCAACAAGAGCTTCGGTTTCACGCTGCGCGGCCATGGGCCCGTTTGGATCGAGTCTGTCCTGCCTGGTGAGGGCGGAGGCTTGTCCTTAAGGTCCACAAAGCGCAGAGTGGGGTGATGAGCTGGGTAGTCCTCCCTCCCGCGTGCCTATGGTGCCTGTCCAGACTGTAAATGGGACTGTGAAGGGGATGGGGACCCAGGCAAACTCAAGAGGCAGCAAGACCTTGGGGCCACTGCCCGTCCACCCTCGACACCCCACTTGTCTCCTCTTGCCCTAAATTGAGGCATCCCATCTTAGGCTCCTGGGGGTGGGAGCTCTGCCTCCCGACCCCAGCCCTGgatttgggggaggaagggacaTCCTCACTTCTTTATTTGCtgttggtttctgggtcacaccgacagtactcagggcttattcctgactctgtgctccaaaACTTTATCCCTTCAACGGTCCCTCTGGCCCGAGGCGTGCATTTCCTTCTGGCGCACCGCAGGCATATTGGAAAATCCCTTGGGGGCAGAGATGTTCTGCCCTTACCCACCCTGCAGAACCCCAAACACAGGGCCTGGCCAcaagggcacttggcttgcatgtggctgatccccaTTCAATCCCTCAGGTACCATCagaagtcacttctgagcaccactgggtgtggcccaaaccttccTTTCCCACAGAAAACATCCAGGGGTGCTGCTCTTCTCAGCACTGCCTCCAGGCTGCTCACACCATGATTTCCTCTCATAGGGAGCTAAGTGGATGCGTTGACAGGagctttttgtttagttttgatttaggggcacacccagtagtggtcagggtttactcctggctctatgctcagagttcATACTCtttgcaggctcaggggaccagatggggtgtcaggaattgaacctggatcagccacatgcaaagcaagtgccttacccgctgttctatggctGTGGCCCGCCCAAAGTGACCTTCAGTCCTAGAGTAGATAGAGCACCCACCCCTGGGGAAGCACCAGGGCCAGCAGGAGACAGAGGGGAGCATGGACTTGAGCCTGCATTGTGATCAGGGGTACGGGGTGGGATGTGGGAGGGTCAGGTGACAGGCAAACAGATGCAACAGGCTTCGGATGGGCCAGTTTGTCTAGGTCCTTGGTTACGGGGACCTAAAGGCTGTCCCTGTCATCTGAAATCTGGCCCTGGGAGAATCATTTCCAGGACAGGGCCTGTGTgtcagagcaggggagggggagttggTGGTTTGCAGGAGAGGTGGGTCCTGGAGGGCTGGCTAATGTGGGGGACTGGCTAACTCGGAAGGACTGGCTAACCCTGGGGCATCCTCCAGGGCTAAAGACCCCGAGAGAGTGAAGCATCAGAAGTCTAAAAAATGGCATCGGGACTCTCCCcagagcccggaggaggaggCCACTGGCTTCTGGGTGGACCCGTTTTCTCCTGCTGGTCAAGGTGCAGAGGAACCTGTGATGGAGGCCACTCTGGGGGCTCTTGCGCTCCTGCCTTGCTGCTGTGCAGGATCAGGGGTGGCCAGTGGCGCCCGACTCGGTTTGGCCGGGACTCCTGTGGCGTCTCTGTCCTGCCCCATTCCTCAGAGGGCTGTGTGCAGCTGACCGCccccctctgctctcagggagcccagctgACAGCGCTTCCCTCAAGTCTGGCGACCGGATCCTCTTCCTCAATGGACTGGACATGAGGTCAGAGGCTACTAGAGACACAGAACTGAATGCTAACTCGtcccccagggctcctgcctcTTGGGACCCCCCCAGCCAAGGTTCCCACCTCCTCTGGCTAGTTGGTGCCCAGGCTTGGTCCTTCCTCAGGGTCTCTTGGACTCTCGTCCACCCTCTAATGGGGTACCCAGCTCTATGCGGGGACACAGGCAACTGTCTGTCTCACCCAAGGGGTGACCATGGCACATACTCTCCCTTTAGACCTCACAGCATCGTTCAGGGCAGCctggaggcgggtggggggtggctggatGGGGTCCTGCCCAGGCTCACCCCGGGGCcctcccgggccatctctgcttGACAGGAGCTGTTCACATGACAAGGTGGTGTCCATGCTGCAGGGCAGCGGGGCCATGCCCACGCTGGTGGTGGAGGAGGGCCTTGTGCCCTTCCCCAGCGGTGAGTGCCCAGCTGTTTCCTGGACCTGGGATGAATTTaatctgggtgggggtggtgtcagAGAGCCCAGTGCCTGTGCCTGTCACCGTCCCCTTGCCCTGGGGACCCAGGCACCCACACCTCCTCACCCGCCCATCACTGTCCCCTCGTGCCTGGGGACCCGTGTATCCACGCCTCCTCTCCTGCCCATTGCTGTCCCCTCAAACCTGGGAACCCAGGCACCCACACCTCTTCTCCCACTCGGGGACCCCACAGATTCGGATTCCCTGGATTCGCCCAACCCGTCGTCGGCCCTCACGTCCCTGCAGTGGGTGGCCGACATTCTACCATCCAGCATCCGAGTGCAGGGGAGGACCTTCAGCCAGCAGCTGGAGCACCTGCTCACGCCGCCCGAGCGCTATGGGGTGTGCCGCGCACTGGAGAGCTTCTTCCAGCACAGGTGCCCCCCCGCCTCTGTCTCACCCAGACTCCCCCCGAGTCTCCCTGCTCAGCCCCTTCTCAGGGACAGGATCCAAGTAGGCATCACCTGGGACCCGTGGTGGCTCTTTCACACCTTGGCCCAGAAGCCTCCTGGCTGGTGACCATGCTGCCAGGCTGGTGTGGCAGCTCGCTGGCCATGGAAGGTGGGTCATCTTGAGGTCTGTGCCAAGCCTTCCTGTGAACGGTTTTTCAGTGATGTCATTCACTGAGAATTGTCACCCATTCCTCTATGAGGCACAGGATTTTGCCCCTGTTGTCCCCATGCTCCAGCCAGAGATACCTCAGCAGGgatcccaccctctccctctccacccccacaacCCATTGGCTTGCCCCagatcttttacttatttatttgatttttttctttacaagttcctgatgatttgttacagatatGGAATATTCCACCAattccaccattatttccaattttcccaaccaccccttgagcctgcccccatagcaagctctcaataatttattttataatgattatcatgggttggagcaatagcacagcgggtagggtgtttgccttgcatgcggccgacccaggttcgattcctccacccctcttggagagcccggcaagctactgggagtgtctcgcccacaaagctaccgagagtatctcgcctacacggcagagcctagcaaactacccatggtgtatttgatatgccaaaaacagtaacaaaaactctcacaatttgaggctggagagatagcacagcgggtagggcatttgccttgtacgtggccaacctcaggttcaatttccagcatcccgtatggtcccctgagcaccgccaggggtaattcctgagtgcagagccaggagtgacccttgtgtatcgccaggtgtgaccccccaaaaaaaaaaaaacttctcacaatggagacgttactggtgcccgctcgagcaaattgatgaacaccgggatgacagtgacagtgacaatgcttgtcataaataattttctagggactggagcgatagcacagcgggtagggcctttgccttgcaagcggccaacccaggttcaattcccagcatcacatatggtcccctaagaactgccaggagtaattcctgagtgcagagccaggagtaacccctgagccgggtgcgacccaaaaaagaaaaaaaattctaaaaatgtttcCTAAGAAAAAAGTtacgtgaagattgttgtgtttccccatgaagcccttgtataagattactaagatgttgttacagattaagtcttctatatatatacatatatatatatatttttttctccctccacgtatttttttttctttttgggtcatacccagctatgctcagggattgctcctggttctgcactgaaaaattactcctggcagtgcttgggggaccatatgggatgcctgggattgaacccgggttggctacgtgcaaggcgaacgccctaacagctgtacaattgctctggccccaattttaatAGAGATTGGTTGTTTTCTGCAGTATATCCCATCCAGTCTGgagtgctactcctggcttatcaGTGTTCTGGTGTTTAAGATGTGTGGCTGTGAATGTAGCCATACACttcaggaagtccaaaatttttaatgtcaTCCCAGATCTTAAACAACTCCGATCGACTTCCTGTCTGTGGATTTCCCCCATCAGTCCTAGCACATGTCTCACATGTGTGCAACCCTGGGTTCCGTTCCCAGCATTGGAAGAAAGAAGTTTCTgggattttgttctgttttggagccacactggtGCCCGGGACTCCCTGGGCACCACAGCGGTGCTAGAGGCCTCTAGAGcaccacctggcaatgcttgaggaacCGTGTGGTGCTGAGACTCAGCCCTAGGCATGACCCTCACTACCGTACTGTCTTCTGGAGAGGGCATTGCTGCCTGGCATGATCTTTGTTTAATTTCACAACGTTGTTCTGTGAAGCACCTCACTCAGTGTTGCCCTTTTGCAACAGTATTGCCTCCCATGGGCAAGTGGCCCTAACACTCAGTGAGGCTGTAAAGTGACTCGGAGTTCTCTAGGGAAGGCAGCCTGGCATCTTGTCCACAGACATGCCCACAGGCTACCATTTGCCCAACCCTAACACACTCGAGGCCCTTGAGCTGCATTTGGGCATgtgtaggtgtttttttttttttttccagtaagtCTGGTTGGCCCTGAATCTGTGGTTCTTTGTTCACAAACCCAACCACAAACTAAGCTCTCAGCTCAGGGACTCCAACATTCTCAGGTTTAGGGGCTCCTGGGGGTGTCCTGAAACCACCAACACATGACTATAGTTCCATTTAGGGGAGTCAAAGCTAcactcacatctttttttttctttttgggtcacacccggcgatgctcaggggttactcctggcttgcactcctggcggtgctgggggaccatgtgggatgccggggattgaacccagctcggccctgtgcaaggcaaacgccctacccgctgtgctatagctccggccctaCGCTCACATCTTTGACTTTGGGAACAGGCTCTTGCCCCCTCTGTAATgagtcacacaggcaaggcaggcaGGGGCCACGTCCCAGCCCCTCAGTACACTAGGATTTCATCTTCACAACAGTTCTGCCTGATAGGTGCTCTTCCTATCCCTCTCAGAGGGGGAACCCAAGGTTCAGAAGTTAGTAGCATGAGGAAGGTCACTTGTCTGGTAAGTAACAGAAGTAGGATTTGAGTTAGATGgcctgtccccagagcctgccttcTTGGTCCTTGCATGGTAGAGGGCAGGAGCCCGGACGCCTGACTctgtccctgccccgccccctctccgTGCCAAGAGCCCTTCGTCACATCCACTCGCTGCCACTACCCCACAGAAATATTGACACGCTCATCGTGGATGTCTACCCTGTGCTGGACACGCCTGCCAAGCAGGTCCTATGGCAGTTCATCTACCAGTTGCTGACCTACGAGGAACAGGAGCTGTGCCAGGAGAAAATCGCCTGCTTCCTGGGCTACACGGCCATGACCGGTGAGCACTCGGTTTGTCGCAGTGGCGAGGCAGGGCAGCCCCCCTACCTGCCCACTCACCAAGGCACACACACGGGCATGTGCAGAGCGGGTGAGCCTCCAGGAGCCTTTCCCACTGGCGAGGCCCCGCCCACGGAGGGATGTGCACATGCGCATAGCAGGTGAGCAGGTGCGAAGGGCAGGGATGTGGCAGACAGGCCTGCCCACACACGGATGCGCACgggcgcagcaggtagggtgctgttGGAAggtgcatgcacacacctgcacagctCGTCAGGGGCCACCCGGCGCACACGGAGGCCTTAGGCTTCTCACCACATACTGGCAGTGGCCTGGCCCCTGCTTTGCACCCTGGGAAGGTAGCCCAGAGCGCCCAGAGGGTGGTGACTGTTTACAGACCCAAAAGGTGAGCACCCACAGGAGTGTGGGACGTGCGCATGATACACACAGGGCCTCCAGGCCACCTGCAGTCTCTGCTTCCCTCTGCTGCCTACCTGCGCGTCCACACAACCATGCAGTTCAAGTGGGACCTGTCCCAGACAGGAGGCCAAGACTGTGCATCTACAGCAGCAGTCAAGAGCTGCCCTCAGGCCCTGCAGTCTTCCCGTCTCTGTCACTGGGTGCCTGCTGTTGTGGACGGTTGAGCAGGCACGCAGCGTTCTGGCCAGCAGCGGGCTTCCCACTTTCAGTGCCACTGCAGTCTTCCACCGCGCCTGCTGTGGACAGCGGTTCTGGGACTGAGGCCCTAGAGCGGGGGTCCCGGCTCTCAGCGGGCAGTACCCctggcagaccctggttccagcaccagctccagctcctcttctcttcccacaGCCGAACCTGAGCCAGACCTGGAGCCGGAACCAGAGCCAGAACCAGTGCCCGAGCTGCAGCCACGGAGCTCCCTGCGGGCCTCATCTGTGTGCCGCCGCAGCCTGCGCACCCAGGGCCTGGAGGCCAGCCTTGGCTGTGGTGAGGCCCAGCCTGGTGGGGCGCTCCCATTCGCGACACCCGGGGGCTAGTCCCGGGGTACCCAGGAGGGGAATGAGTTCGCAGAGAGGGTTGCCTCCTCCACGCGCCCCTGAGTCTGGGGTGCAGCTTTGGGGCGCACCCAGACCCTCCTTATGAACTTCCTAAGGTGGCTCCTCCCTGTGAacccctctctggccctgcaggcccTGCCGAGTGCCCGGACATGCCTCTCCCTCTGATCCCAGGCGAGCGCCAGGCGGGCGATGGCACATCCCTCCCTGAGACCCCCAACCCGAAGATGGTGAGATCTGGTGGTGGGCAGGTCCCCCAGGCTGGCCCTGAGGCCTCGGCAGGCACTGGACTCACCCCCTGCTTCCCCCCAGATGTCAGCTGTCTATGCTGAACTGGAGTCACGCCTGCATAGCAGCTTCAAAGGGAAGATGGGGACCACCTCCAGATCCCGCGCGTCGCCCCCTGTGCCCAACCCGGTCAGCATGGCAGGTGGGGGTTAGGTGCCTCTTCACCAGCGAAGCCCTTCTGGCCCGCTGGCTAGAGCGTGCCCCACTCCAGGCTGCACTGTGAGGAACCCCGGACGCTCCCACGGACAGGCCCTGCAGTCAGGGTGGTCTCAAGCCCTCCCATGTCCCCAGGACTCCCTTCTGACAGAGGTTCCGGGGAGCAGATGTCTGTCCCCAGGGGTTCCCCGAGTTAGCAGCGTGTGGCGGGGGATAAGCCATTCCATGCTGTGGGCTCTGAATGACATGACGGGGACACTGCTTCCCAGAGGGCGGGGCCTCCCGCCAAGCTCTGGGGAACTGCAGGTGTGTGTTCGGGAGGGGGCCTGCAGAACACCCCTCATCCACCCCTTGAGTCTTGGGTCTGGCCCATCCTGGGGCCTTTGTCGTTCTCACAGGGGCCTAGGAGGTGGGCAAGGCAGAGTCAGGGACACCCAGACAGCTGTGTGCCCTCCCCTCGGCCTGCTCTTGGCCCAGTTACCGATGGCTGGTCTCCACCCTCAGGACCCAGGACCAGCATCTCATGGCCCAGCGAGCGGCTCCTGCCCTCGGCCTgccactacccactgtgctcggGGGGCCTGGCTTCCCCCAGCAGCTCCGAGTCCCACCCCTATGCCAGCCTGGACAGCAGCCgggccccctccccgcagcccagcCCGGCCGGACCCCTGCTGCCCGACAgcccgcccagcccggcccctgcGCGCACCCACAGCCGGAGGAAGCTCTTCGCCTCCTCCCGGCCCACGCGCAGCCAGGACACCGAACGCTTCCTGGACCTGCTCAGCGAGCAGCTGGGCCCCCGCGTCACCATCGTGGATGACTTCCTGAGCCCAGATAACGACTACGAGGAGGTGAGGGCGCGCGGGGCAGGGACCTGGGGTCTGTGCCTCCCGCGGTGTGCCCGATGCCCGCCCCCTTGCCCCCGCCCCAGGCTCTCAAGCAGGGTGACCtgtgcccgcgcccgcgccgagGCTCTCCTGCCCTTCTTTGGGGGACCCCTCTCCCGTGACTCGGGTTCCCCCGTTCCTGTCCCAggctctcccccagcctgcccctcacCGTCCTCGTTCCGCTTCCCCAGATGAGCTTCCACGACGAGGACCAGGGCAGCTTCGGGACGCAGGAGCGCAGCAGCGCCAGCGACTCGGTCAGCAGCAGCGAGGAGGGCAGCTCCCTGACCTACTCCTCCATCTCCGACcacatccccccgcccccgctcagccccccgccgcctcccccgcTGCCCTTCCACGACCCCAAGCCTGGTGGGGGCCGCAccccagaggggccccggggcgccGCTCAGACGCTGTctaagcccctcccccagcacggccacccagtcccacccccgcccccgccgcccctgcccccgccggTGCCCTGCGCGCCCCCGCTGCTGGCCCGGGGCCTCGGCCATCGCCGCAGTGAGACCAGCCACATGAGTGTGAAGCGGCTGCGCTGGGAGCAGGTGGAGAACTCGGAGGGCACCATCTGGGGGCAGGTAGGGGACTGGGCGCCCCCACcaggagaggaggggctgggcagCAGTTTTGAAGAAGATAAGATCAATCTGGGAgtgggggcggagcgatagcacagcggggagggcgtttaccttgcacacttcGGACCTGAcacgatcccatatggtcccccaaacaccaccgggAACAATTTctgggtccagagccaggagtaacccctgagtatggccgggtgtgacccaaaaagcaatatatatatatatatatatatatatgtatatatatgtataatctgggggctggggagcaatagcatagcgggagggcacttgccttgcatgcagcacacccATTTggatctcagcatcccacatggtcccctgagccccgccaggagcagccctgagcacctctgggtgtggcctcaaagaaAGATCCACCTTGAGTTCCCTTCCAAGGTCACTGGGAGCATCCCTGGTCCTCTGGTCATTGAGCAGAGTAGGACAGGAAGCCACGTCCAGGGCCATGCCTACCCACTGCCCAGTGAAGACCCTAGGCGACCCCAGAAATGGTCGCACTCACCTCAAAACCTGTCACTCCCGAGCTCCAGctcagcctcctccccaccctggaGCCAGGAGCTGATGTCTGAGCAGAGCCATGCTGGCATTTATCTGGGCACCACAGACACCCAGGCCATGTGACTCCCAGCACTACACCCTGCCACCCAAGCAGGCCTAGGTTTGGCCCCCCAAAGAAGCAGCTAGAAAAGCAGCTGGCCCTGAGCCTCCCAGCAGTTCGTAGAAAGTGGGGACGGCCGTGCAGCTGCTGATGTTTCATTCACTGTGAACCCCACATCACAGCTCAGGGAAGACTCGGACTACGACAAGCTCAGCGACATGGTGAAGTACCTTGACCTGGAGCTGCACTTCGGCACCCAGAAGCCTACCAGTGAGTGGCTCTCTGGCTGAGGGTCTCTCCCGGGCCTCCGAGCCCCCGGGTCTGCACCGGTGGGCCCCAGAGTCAGGGAGCTTCTTGGAGCCTCCAGGCCCAGGGAACAGGCTTCCACTGCATGCATCCCGAAGGCCACACGCCTCACGTCAGCCCTCATCCCATGACCACGACCCTGAGGTAGGCACAGAGCCAACTCTGAGGAGGAAGCTCGGAGAGGCTAAGTGATGGCTCACAGTCATACAGCCAGtctcttcctgcctctcccctcgAACCTTCGCTGGGTACGTCCCTCTACTTGCTCTTCCCCAGCCAGGGAAACCGTCCGATAGGGCCTTTCTTGTCCACCCAGAAAACATCTCGGTGGCCACATCGGGGGTGCTCGGGGAATGGTGGGTGCTGGAGCTCGCATCCCTTTGAGTGGCTTGCCAGCACCCAGGAGCGTCTGAGGCGTCCAGTTCTCATTACTCGTCCCCTGGGAGCCCAGGGCACAGAGCGGGAGCACAGAGGGGTGGCACACTTGGGGCTGAGCAAGGGTCTGTCTGGGCTCAGCCCTGCCTGCTGCTGCCATCGGGCACTTTTCCCTCCAGAACCAGCGCCCCGGCCCGAGCCCTTCAGGaagaaggaggtggtggagatTCTCTCTCACAAGAAGGCCTACAACACCTGTGAGGCTCGGGACCCCCGGGGCTGGGCGCATTTCCAGCCCCGTCTAGTAGCTCCCTGCCACCCCGGGTCCCACCTGCCTCCTGGGTTCTTTCCCCGGGACCGACCGCACCTAATTACAGCTGTTTCTCAAGCCTTTGCGTCCCTGCGAgggaccccagcccacccccttctTGGCTCCAGTGGCCCAAGCAATCCCGCGGCGATTGGTCCCCCTGCCCAGGTCCCACCTGGGGACCCCCTGAGTCTCCATGCCCGCTGTTCATCTGGTCCCCATGATTCTCTACCCCTTGGCCCCGTCCCCTAGCTCCCCCCACCTGGCTCCCCAGGAGTGTCTGTCCCCGACTTCCTGTCCCTCTACCTGCCCGGTCCCCTGACTCCCTGCTGTCCCGCCCGCAGCCATCCTGCTGGCGCACCTGAAGCTGAGCCCGGCCGAGCTGCGCCAGGTGCTCATGGACATGGAGCCGCAGCGCCTGCAGCCCGCACACCTGGCGCAGCTGCTGCTCTTCGCGCCCGACGCTGACGAGGAGCAGCGCTACCGGGCCTTCCGCGAGGCGCCCGGCCGCCTCAGCGAGCCCGACCAGTTCGTGCTGCAGGtcctgggggcaggggatgggggccCCCTCCAGGCCGGGCTTTCTCCCCCAtcccggggtgcggggggggggggcggaggcgggACGGAGAGCTGAGTCCCGCCCTCTCACGTGACATGTGACAGATGCTGTCAGTCC from Sorex araneus isolate mSorAra2 chromosome 4, mSorAra2.pri, whole genome shotgun sequence includes these protein-coding regions:
- the GRID2IP gene encoding delphilin — encoded protein: MGKDQGFSRHFRIFIPKKHRARFDEVVSQGLLGKLCRARRAQGAQRLRRSRSEERPERLLVSTRASAPPRRPDEPPSRKSASLLASRACLGGARRTVRIYKGNKSFGFTLRGHGPVWIESVLPGSPADSASLKSGDRILFLNGLDMRSCSHDKVVSMLQGSGAMPTLVVEEGLVPFPSDSDSLDSPNPSSALTSLQWVADILPSSIRVQGRTFSQQLEHLLTPPERYGVCRALESFFQHRNIDTLIVDVYPVLDTPAKQVLWQFIYQLLTYEEQELCQEKIACFLGYTAMTAEPEPDLEPEPEPEPVPELQPRSSLRASSVCRRSLRTQGLEASLGCGPAECPDMPLPLIPGERQAGDGTSLPETPNPKMMSAVYAELESRLHSSFKGKMGTTSRSRASPPVPNPVSMAGPRTSISWPSERLLPSACHYPLCSGGLASPSSSESHPYASLDSSRAPSPQPSPAGPLLPDSPPSPAPARTHSRRKLFASSRPTRSQDTERFLDLLSEQLGPRVTIVDDFLSPDNDYEEMSFHDEDQGSFGTQERSSASDSVSSSEEGSSLTYSSISDHIPPPPLSPPPPPPLPFHDPKPGGGRTPEGPRGAAQTLSKPLPQHGHPVPPPPPPPLPPPVPCAPPLLARGLGHRRSETSHMSVKRLRWEQVENSEGTIWGQLREDSDYDKLSDMVKYLDLELHFGTQKPTKPAPRPEPFRKKEVVEILSHKKAYNTSILLAHLKLSPAELRQVLMDMEPQRLQPAHLAQLLLFAPDADEEQRYRAFREAPGRLSEPDQFVLQMLSVPEYKTRLRSLHFQATLQEKTEEIRGSLECVRQASRELKSSRKLAKILEFVLAMGNYLNDAQPKTNKTTGFKINFLTELNSTKTVDGKSTFLHILAKSLNQHFPELLGFAQDLPTVPLAAKVNQRALTSDLADLHGTVGEIQAACQSMAPSGEDKFAVVMAAFLDMAQPALRALDGLQREAMEELGKALAFFGEDSKATTSEAFFGIFAEFMSKFERALSDLQAGEGSRSSGMVSPLAW